Genomic DNA from Paenibacillus borealis:
TACGTACGCTGTCCTTACGTCCGCCCGGACATTCAATGATATCAGCAATCATTGGGCCAAGGCGGATATTGAATTGCTGGCTTCGAAGCTGGTTGTAAACGGAACTACGGATACCCGCTTCGCTCCGGATAGCAATATAACGCGGGCAGAATTCGCGGCACTGCTGGTACGTTCATTGGGACTGAGTCCTGATCCTGCGGCAGCAGGCTTCACTGATGTGAAGGCGGGTGACTGGTATGCCGGAGCCATTGGTGCCGCAGTTCAGTCCAAGCTGGTGGAAGGCTTCCAGGATCAGAGCTTTAAGCCGAATGATACGATTACCCGCGAGCAAATGGCAGTGATGATATCAAGAGCAATTTCAGTCACCGGGAAAACTAGCGGTATTGCAAGCGTGCAGACTCAGCTGCTGTCTGTCTTCCAGGACCGGGCTGACATTAGCAGCTGGGCTCAAGGGGCAGTAGCACAAGCCGTTCAAGCAGAGATTGTAACCGGTATGACACCGGTGTCCTTTGTTCCCGCAGCGAAAGCCAGCCGGGCCCAAGCTGTCGTCATGCTGACCCGTTTACTGAAATATACCGGGTTTGTTAACTAAATAAGAAGTTTAACAGAGCGCTGCCCGCTGGGGCGGCGCTCTTTGCTTAGAACTAATAGCCTCCAGTGTCGAACTTTGTCATTTTCCCGTCATTGAGCCTATGTATAATTATTTTAAATATAACATATGTGAATTTGAAGGGATGGGAGAAAACAGTGAAGAGAAAATCAATATGGAAATTGGGGCTATTTTCGGCTATGGCTTCAGTTCTGATAAGCGGATGTGTTGTAAGCACAAGCTCCGTCACTTTAAATTTCCCCGCTGATAAACCGGACAGCTCCGAGCATTTATATCTACGGTATTCGGACGGTACTGTGGCTGCAGTTCCTGATGTTGCCGGAGAAAGCAGTGTAACGGTTGCTACTTACAATGATAGAACGATTGTTGGCGGATATGTGAGCGACGGTAGTATAAGCTGGGTCCCTGATTATTCTTATCCGTTCCCCTCTGTCAATGTATCTGGATTCCAAACTTACAAGCCTGCTTTTGCCGCAGATCATGTGAAACTGGCTAAACAGCCGGAACAGGACGCAAATATGGCTGACTATATAAATGTTACCTTTGCGGTTTATGGGACTGACGGTAAATTGGTAACGGGCCGTACCGAGGTATTTGCCCATTCTGCCAATTCTGCTACATTGTTTTATAACACGGATCCAGTTCAAAGTGGCGGCGAAGCTAATGAGGGCTTCTCGTCGTATACAGTCGAGGGCCTGGTGACCTTTCTGATCAGATCGGACACTGCGGATGTTGTATCCCAGATTTCGTTATACTCAGGCGCTCAATTCATCGCCATTAATGACGTTCATAAGGTAACCGGCATTACAGTAAAAAGCCCCGGCGGGGTTAGCTCCCTGCTTACGGGTGAATCGCTCAGGATGAGTGCGGAAGTACTGCCGCTGAATGCGGCCAATCCAGCTGTCATCTGGTCTGTTGTGAATGGTACAGGGGCCGCTGTTATTGACGAAGCAAGCGGTGAACTTACCGCAGTTGCTCCGGGCACAATAACCATAGAGGCTGCGGCTACAGATGGCACAGGTATTACTGGCAGTGTCCAATTAACTATATTGGAGGCGCCAACAGCAACGCCGACGCCGACCGAGGCGCCAACAGCAACGCCGACGCCGACCGAGGCGCCGACAGCAACGCCGACGCCAACCGAGGCGCCGACAGCAACGCCGACGCCAACCGAGGCGCCGACAGCAACGCCGACACCGACAGAGGCGCCGACAGCAACGCCGACGCCGACAGAGGCGCCGACAGCAACGCCGACACCGACAGAGGTGCCTACACCTGCACCGGTTCGAGTCTCTGGGATAAGCGTAACCGGAGCTTCTTGGGTTCAGGCGGGCTCAGCCGTTCAAATGGCAGCGACGGTGTCACCGGCAGAGGCAGCTGAGCGAGAGGTTGTCTGGTCAGTTGACCAAGGTACAGGCACAGCAACCATCGATGCGCACGGAATTTTAACCGGCAGCTCGGCGGGGGTTGTTACGGTCAAGGCAACAGCTGTAGACGGTTCCGCTGTCTATGGAACCAAAACCGTTGAGATTACTGCTGTTAACGAAGGCAACAGCAATTCACCGACGCCCACCCCGGTGGTGACACCGTCATCAGCACCAACACCAACATCAGCACCTAGCGCAACACCAATGCCTGTACCCGTTCAGCCGGGCGTGCAATTCATGGACAATGTTGTCGATATTGCCAGTGTGATCACCGGCTTCGCCCATAGAATTGAGGAGGCCAGGTCGAATCCGGCTCCGCTGACCTTCACGGATACCTCCACGCATTGGGCCGGCTCTACAATTGGTATCTTTGTGAAGCTGGGTGTGGTGAACGGTTATCAGGATGGCGGCTTCCACCCGGATGCAAGCATCACCCGCGCAGAGTTCGCTACCGTTCTTGCCAAGGTGTTTGGCCTTTCGGGCAATGCTGCCGGCGGCTCCTTAAGTGATATTTCCGGCCACTGGGCCGAAGACTCCATTCGCGCCTTGCAGCAAAAAGGTATAATATCCGGCTACCAAAATGGTACATTCCTGCCTAACCGGGAGATCAGCCGCGCCGAGATTATTGCTATGATCTCCAAGATCATTGATCTGAACAGCGTAAGTAGTCCGGCTTCCTCCAGCTTCTCCGATCTGGATAAGACATGGAATAAGGAGCAGATCGGGCAAGCGGCAGCGGCCGGTATTATCAGCGGAGAAGGGGGCGGCAAGTTCCTTCCAGCCAAGCAGGCTTCCCGTGCTGAAGCTTTTACTATTGTATTGCGCGTTCTAGAGACTAACCCGGAGCTTAAGAGCCTCCTGGATACCTTGAACTAAGCAAGCTTGCGGCCTTCTGAAGGCTGCTTGTCCAGATGGAAGCCCGCTCCGGCCATTGTCATGGCCGCAGCGGGCTTTTTCTGAAATGGAGGAGAGCAGGCGAAGCTTTTTATATGAAATAAAAAATAAAATTTGAAGTATCTCTCAAAGACACGTATCTGATAAGATAGGAGGCACAGAATGCAAGATTTCTTCCTGAATAGGGGTCAACCATCTATGACATATAACGTGTACTTATCGGCATTGCTGATGGCTGCGACCTGCTGTTCACTGCTGCTGGTGTACCTGTGCTACAAAAGAAGAGACCTGCCCATAGCGGTAAGCTACGGTCTGGGAATGCTGACGGGCTCTTTTTATTCCTTCGGCTATGGCTTCGAAATTATCAGCAGCAGTATGGAGCATATCCGCTTCTGGCTGAGGATTGAATATATCGGAATTCCGTTCGGTACGGTGCTGTGGTTCATTATGGTACTGCAGTATACCGGCAGGCAGTCATGGGTACGTCCAAGGAATGTTGCGCTATTGATGATTGTTCCCCTAATAACCTTCACAGCCCACAATACCAATGAATGGCATCATTTATTCTATACAAGCATGACGATGAATCATACAGAGGGCTTTCCGCTGGTGACCCTCGTTAAAGGTCCGTTATACAGGCTTCATGTGTTCTATTCCTACAGCTTTTTTGTCGTGGGGATGATATTTTTGCTCCAGATGTTTCTCCGGGCGGTTCCCCGGATGAAGAAGCAGATTGCGCTGATGATTATTGGCTCCTGGGGGCCCTTTGGCTTCACGCTGATTTATTTGAGCGGTGTAATTTATATGCCTATCGACATTTCGCCGTTTGGTTTTCTCTTCTCGGGTGTTTTTTATATGTGGGGAATCTATCAGTTCAATATGCTGAGGTTAGCGCCGCTTGCCCTTCAGCAGGTGTTTGAATCGATGGAGGAAGCGGTCATTATACTCGACACCGACCACAGTCTCACCAGCTTTAACCGCTCGGCCAAAAGAATAGTCAAAGAGCTGAGTAATAAGAATACAGGTCAGCCCGCTGCAGAATTATTCTCCGGATATCCCCTGCTTCTGGAGATGATTGCCCGGGGGGCAGCGAGTGCATCCAGAATTCAGCTTACAGGTCCGGACGGTGATTACTATAATGTCCACCTGTCTCTTGTCAGGAATAGCCGCCAGAAGATTGTCGGGAAAATGCTTCTGCTGAGCGATGTAACCGAGGCTGTGCATGCAGAAGAGAAGCTGCGCGATAATGCCCGGCAGTTAAGTGATCTGAACACATTCAAGGACCGGATGTTCAGTGTCGTTGCCCATGATATCCGTGATCCTTTGGCGGTGCTGGTCAACCTGATGGAACTGCTCGAAGAGGAAATGCAGGCTGAAAGGGGAGAGCATGAAGAGATTGTTCAAGAAATGGGGCAGCAGATCCGCAATACCTTCGAACTGGTGGAAGTTCTGCTGGATTGGTTCCGGAGCCAGAGGGAAGGCATGATTTTTAATCCGGTCGAACGGGATCTGGCCCATACGGTGCAAGCCAGCCTGCGGCTCCTGCTGCTGCGCAGTGATAACAAGCAGATTCAGATTATATCAGAGATCCCCGGGGACAGCTACGTCTATGCCGATAAAGAGATGCTGGATCTGATTATCCGCAATCTTCTGTCCAATGCTATAAAATTCACGGACCACGGAGGATGCATCCGGTTAAAGGCAGAGAGGAGCGACCGTCATATGGTAATCGCTGTGAGTGATACGGGAGGAGGGATTTCTCCGGAGCAGGCCGATACCCTGCTGAAGAATGATTACCGGATCTCCTCAGCCGGGACCTCCGGGGAGCGGGGCGTTGGCCTGGGTTTGACCCTGTGCAGGGAGTTCGTACAGTTGAACGGCGGGAAGCTATGGTTCGACAGCGTTCCCTCGCAGGGCAGCACCTTCTATTTCTCGATTCCGCTTCCTCCTGAAGCTCCGTTAATTCAGGCCGGCAACAGCATAGGAAGGGGATGAGGTGATGAGAACGATTATTGTCGATGACGAGAAGGCCATGCATCTCATATTGAAACGGATGCTTGCCAAGCTTGAAGAGGTTGAAATAATGGGGAGCTTCACGGACACTGCCGCGGCTTTTACCTATTTGAACACTCATGAGGTCGACCTGATCTTCGTGGATATCAGCATGCCCAGAGAAAGTGGCCTGGAATTTGCAGCGCGGCTCGGTGAGAACAGCCAGGGACCCAAGGTAGTGTTCATCACTTCGCATAAGGAATATGCGCTCTCCGCCTTTGAAGTGCATGCCTTCGATTATATTCTGAAACCGGTGGTACAGGAGAGGCTGCATGAGACGGTACACAGAGCCGCTACTCAGATTCATTTGGAGCGTGCGGCAGAAGCCAACCGGGAGCCCGCCTTGAGCGCAGAAGCACGGATTAGCCTCCTGGGCGGAATTGAAATCGGGGGTGCTCAGAGAATCAAGACCAAATGGAAGTCGCGAAAAAGCGCTGAGCTCCTCGGCTACCTGATCATACATAAAGGCAGGCTTGTTTCCCGCGCACGGCTCATTGAGGATATCTTTGGCGATATGCCGCAGAAGAATGCAGAAATATATTTGAATACAACGGTCTATCAGCTGCGCAAGCTGCTCCATACGCATGGGCTGAAGACGCATCTGCATTCCGAGAGCAACCATTATGCCTTTAACTGTAGCGGGCTTAGCGTGGATATTCTCAGCTTTGAGGATGGCTGCAGAAGCTTGGCTGTCATAAATGAGGCTAATCTGGAACAGGCTATGGAGCTTGAACAGCTATATATGGGTGATTTATTCGGAGACCACGTGTATCCTTGGGCCTGGAATGAAATTGAACGGCTGTCACTCATGTACTCGGCCTTCACCCGGCGACTGTGCGTTGCTCTGCTGGATAAGGGTGAGACGAATACGGCAAAACGGCTGCTGATCAAGCTGCTGAAGCACAATGAGCTGGATGAAGAAGCCCATATGCTGCTTATGAAAACCTCGGCTCTCCAGAATAACAAAGATGCCCTGAACCGGCAGTACCTGCAATTTGCCGACATTCTGAACCGGGAAATCGGAATTCCCCCTTCGCTTGAGGTCAAATCCTTTTATGCACAGCTGCTTTCCGGGCTTGGCTAATTTACCTGACAGTTTACCGGGGGATATGTGGCATATATAATTTAAGGAAACTATGCCTTTTGATAGGACTATCTATAGAGTTGGGGGCTGACCGGAGTGATCAGACATTCAGAGCTTGTAACAGGGGAAAAGATATATCTGCGCCCGCTTAACGGGGAAGACGCCGAATTGTATTACCATATGTTCTACGGTACGGAGGTCCGCAGACTTACAGGCACGAAGAAGCATATCACCAAAGAGCAGATCGGGAATTATATCGCTCGCAAATCAGGCGACGACAGTACGGTGCTGTTGCTTATCGCCCTTAGGGAGACTGATGAGGTGATCGGCGATATCGCCATTCAGGATATAGACCCTGACAATCGCAGTGCAAATCTGCGGATCGCCATCGGTGAGGAGCGGCATCAGGGGCAAGGGTATGGACGGGAAGCGCTGCTGCTGATGCTGGATTACGGCTTTGGCATTCTGAATTTGCACCGGATTGAGCTGGAGGTCTACAGTTATAATGCCCGCGCTGCGCATGTATATGAAGCAATCGGCTTTGTCCGTGAGGGGGTACGGCGCCAGACGCTCTATTATAACCATGAATACCATGACGTGATTATGATGGGCATGCTGGATAGCGAATACCGGGCGCGGTATGTGAAATAAAGGGTTAAGATCAAATAAGGTCAAATAAGGTCAAATTATTAATAATGTTAAAATTTATACTAAAAAACGAGCCGAAACGCCGGATTTTACCGGATTTTCGGCTTATATGAGTTTTGTCATCCGGACGGCCGGAGACTATAATAAAGCCATAGGTCAAATAAAGTCAAAGTCAAATCAACAACAAATTAAAAGTCAAATGAGAGGAGAATGGATAATGTTTGATTTGGTTCCTTTTGGTAAACGCAGAGATGATGCTTTTGGTGTGCTGGCTAAGTCGCTTAACGAAGTATTTAATGATGATTTCTTTGCACCGCTGACAAGCTCCACGCTGTCCTTCCGCACAGACATCCGCGAGAGTGAAGGAGCATATCTGATCGAGGCTGAGCTCCCGGGCTTCAAAAAAGAAGAAATCGACATCGATTATACCAGCCCTTACTTGACGATCAAGGCAGTTCGCAAAGAAGAGAACAGCGAGGAGAATAAGGAGCATCAGACCGTGCGCCGGGAACGGCGGTATGGCGAATATGTACGCCGCTTCTATGTTCAGGATATTGCGGAAGAAGGCATCCGCGCTTCACTGAAAGACGGGATGCTGAATCTGGAAGTGCCGAAACGGCAGAAATCACAGGGCAAGCGGATTGAAATTCAGGATGGCGGAAATTCTTCAGATGAGCAGCTTCAGTAAGCGGCAGGCGCAGCTTCCAGCGTGAGCGGTTCTCCGGGGGAAGCGGAGAGCGGGTACACTGGGGATGCAGCGGAGGAAGCCGGAGGATGAAGGACTTCCAAGTCTGGCTGAAGCAGCCGGGTTCAGCGGGTTTCCCGGGCCAAGCGGCTTCTGCCGCCGGCCTATCCGGTCCCCCTGCGGCAGAGTGATTTCGCCGGGCTTTTCATATAGCACTATCATACAAGGCGCATTGTAGTGGGGTTACCGGCTATGATGCGTCTTTTCCCGGACAATGACTTGGTGAATAATCATTCAGCCCGGGAATAGGCTTGTTACAGGGCGGAATGCTATAACCTATAGAATAGTTCCCATTATACGAAAGGAGGAGGTACCAGTGGCGGCAAATTATTACGAGACTCTGGGCGTCGGTAAGCAGGCCTCGAAGCAGGAGATTAAGAAGGCCTATCAGAAGCTGGCCAAGAAGTGGCATCCCGATGTCAACAAGGCCCCGGAGGCAGAAGCCAGGTTCAAGGAAGCGGCCGAAGCGTACGAGGTGCTGGGTGATGAAGAGAAGCGGAAAATCTATGATGAGGAGCTCCGCTATGGGGCCGGCTACGCCAGGGCACGGGGTCCGCGGAGCGGCGGGGCAGCCTCCTCCGCGTCTTGGGAAGCTCCATTTGGCGCGGGCTGGAGCGGTGGAGCTTCCGCCGGTGGCGGGATACCCGAAGAGGACCTGTTCGGGATGTTCTTCGGCAGCCGGGGGGCGGCGGACCGCGCCGGCTTCGATTTCTTCTCCGGCAGCGGCGGTGCCCGCCAAGGGGGAAGCCCTTGGGCCGATGAGTTCAGTACGATGCAGGCCCAGCTTGAGATTACGCTGGAGCAGGCCTACAAAGGCGGAAATATCAGCGTTCAGGCGGCAGGCAAAGATCTGAGTGTGCAGATTCCGGCACGATCAGCCGAAGGAACGGTGATCCGTGTTCCCGGCGGCGGAAGCGGTGTGGGACAGGGAGGCGATCTGCTGATCTCGCTGCATCTTCTGCCCCATGATTTCTATGAACCGGACGGCGGGGATTTGCTCGGCACGGTTGAGATTGCCCCATGGCAGGCTGTGCTTGGCGGGGATGCCAAGGTGGCACTGCCGGATGGCAGCCAGGTGAAATTGAAGATCCCCGCAGGTATGGCGGGCGGCCGGACGCTGCGCCTCTCCGGCAAGGGTCTGAAGCGTCCTAACGGTACGAATGGCGACATCCTGTTCCGGATGGAGATCGTCATTCCGCCGGAAACCTCGGAAGCGGAGAAGAAGCTGTACCGCCAGCTGGCCGATGCCGGCAGCTTCCAGGCCGGAGCCAAACGGCAGACTCCCGGCGGGGCACAGCGGCGCAGAGCAACAACGGGGTAATGATGAATATAAAGCCGGTTATCCGGGTGAATGACATATTGAATGCTGCAGCTGGGGCTGCAGCGGCATAATTTTACGGAAAGGCGATGATCTTATGGATTTCAACAAGCTTACACAGAAGCTGCAGGAAGCAGTAGCAGAGGCCCAGTCTCTGGCTGCGGCCAGCGGACATCAGGAGATTGATAATCTTCATCTGCTGAAGGCACTGCTTCAGCAGCATGAAGGCCTGCTGCCGCGGCTGCTGCAGAAGATGAATATTCCTGCAGCCGAGCTGCTGCAGGGTACGGAGGCGCTGCTACAGCGGAAGCCCAGCGTAAGCGGAAGCGGAGCGGGCACGATGCGGCGGTATGCCTCGCCCGCGCTGATCGCCATGCTGGAGCAGGCCGAGAAGGAAGCGGCCAAGATGCAGGACGAGTTCGTGGCCGTAGAGCATGCTGTGCTGGCGATGGTCTCGGATACCGGCAGCGGGAACCGTGAGCTGCGCGGGCTGTTCACCAGCCGGGGCATTAACCGGGAGAAGCTGCTCGGGGTGCTGGCCGAGATCCGCGGACATCAGCGGGTGACGAGCCGGGAGCCGGAGGCCACCTATGAGGTGCTGGAGAAATACGGCCGTGATCTGGTGGCCGAGGTGCGGGCCGGCAAGATTGATCCGGTGATCGGACGGGATGCGGAGATCCGCCGGGTCATCCGTATTCTCTCCCGCAAGACCAAGAACAATCCTGTGCTGATCGGGGAGCCCGGCGTAGGTAAAACCGCGATTGTAGAAGGGCTGGCCCACCGGATTGTGCGCCGGGATGTGCCGGAGGGGCTGAAGGACAAGACGATTTTCTCGCTGGATATGAGCGCATTGATTGCCGGAGCCAAATACCGCGGGGAATTCGAAGAGCGGCTGCAGGCCGTACTGAAGGAAATCCGCGAGAGTGACGGCCGGATCATTCTGTTCATTGATGAGCTGCATACGATTGTCGGTGCCGGTAAGACCGAAGGGGCCATGGACGCGGGCAACATGCTGAAGCCGATGCTGGCCCGGGGTGAGCTGCATTGTATCGGGGCGACGACGCTGGATGAGTACCGCAAGTATATCGAGAAGGACCCGGCGCTGGAACGCCGCTTCCAGCAGGTGCTGGTCAGCGAGCCGGATGTTGAGGATACAATTTCTATCCTGCGCGGCCTCAAGGAGCGCTTCGAGGTCCATCACGGGGTCAAAATCTATGACAGCGCGCTGGTTGCAGCGGGGGTATTGTCCAACCGCTATATTACGGACCGCTTCCTGCCGGATAAGGCGATTGACCTGGTGGATGAAGCCTGTGCGATGATCCGTACCGAGATTGATTCCATGCCCGGTGAGATGGACGAGGTCACACGCCGCCTGATGCAGATGGAGATTGAAGAAGCTGCGCTCAAAAAAGAAACCGACGATGCCAGCGCGCGCCGTCTGGAGATTCTGCAGCGGGAGCTGGCCGACCTCAAGGAGAAGCATCTGGGCATGACCGTCCGCTGGGAGAAGGAGAAGTCCGCGATCCAGGGCATCCGCGAGCTGAAGAAGCGGTTAGAGCAGGCGCGCAAGGATCTGGTCGATGCGCAGGAGATTTATGATCTGAACAAGTCCGCCGAGCTGAGCTACGGCATAATTCCTGATCTGGAGCGGCAGCTGAAGGCCGCAGAGGAAGCCGCACAGCAGGATCAGGAGACCCGGCTGCTGCGCGAAGCCGTGACGGAAGAGGAGATCGCCGACATCGTCTCGCGCTGGACCGGGGTTCCGGTCAGCCGCCTCGTGGAAGGTGAGCGGGATAAGCTGCTGCGGCTCGAAGACACACTGCATGAGCGGGTAGTCGGCCAGGATGAGGCCGTCCGGCTGGTGGCGGATGCTGTGCTCCGGGCAAGAGCAGGCATCAAGGACCCGAACCGTCCGATCGGTTCGTTCCTGTTCCTGGGGCCGACCGGTGTCGGCAAGACCGAGCTGGCCAAAGCGCTGGCGGTATCGCTGTTTGACCGTGAAGACGGCATGATCCGCATCGATATGTCGGAGTATATGGAGAAGCACAGCGTCTCCCGCCTCGTAGGTGCTCCTCCGGGATATGTCGGCTATGAAGAAGGCGGCCAGCTGACCGAAGCGGTGCGCCGCCAGCCGTATACTGTTGTGCTGCTGGATGAGGTGGAGAAAGCCCATCCTGATGTGTTCAACATTCTTCTGCAGCTGCTGGATGACGGGCGGCTGACCGACTCGCAGGGCCGGGTGGTCGACTTCAAGAACACCATTATCATCATGACCTCCAATATCGGCTCGCCGCATCTGATTCAGGGCACCGATGACAACGGTGAGCTGACCGAAGCGGTTAAGGACCGGGTGATGAAGGAGCTGAGCGGCCATTTCCGCCCTGAGTTCCTCAACCGGGTGGACGATATTGTGATGTTCAAACCGCTGACGCTGGGCGAAACCCAGCAGATCGTGATGAAGCTGGTGAACGGTCTGCGCCTGCGCCTGGCAGAACGGGGCATTGGCCTTACGCTGAGCGACAAGGCAGTGCGCTTCATTGCCGAGGAAGGCTTCGATTCCGTGTACGGGGCAAGACCGCTTAAGCGGTT
This window encodes:
- a CDS encoding response regulator; this translates as MRTIIVDDEKAMHLILKRMLAKLEEVEIMGSFTDTAAAFTYLNTHEVDLIFVDISMPRESGLEFAARLGENSQGPKVVFITSHKEYALSAFEVHAFDYILKPVVQERLHETVHRAATQIHLERAAEANREPALSAEARISLLGGIEIGGAQRIKTKWKSRKSAELLGYLIIHKGRLVSRARLIEDIFGDMPQKNAEIYLNTTVYQLRKLLHTHGLKTHLHSESNHYAFNCSGLSVDILSFEDGCRSLAVINEANLEQAMELEQLYMGDLFGDHVYPWAWNEIERLSLMYSAFTRRLCVALLDKGETNTAKRLLIKLLKHNELDEEAHMLLMKTSALQNNKDALNRQYLQFADILNREIGIPPSLEVKSFYAQLLSGLG
- a CDS encoding S-layer homology domain-containing protein, producing the protein MAAVPDVAGESSVTVATYNDRTIVGGYVSDGSISWVPDYSYPFPSVNVSGFQTYKPAFAADHVKLAKQPEQDANMADYINVTFAVYGTDGKLVTGRTEVFAHSANSATLFYNTDPVQSGGEANEGFSSYTVEGLVTFLIRSDTADVVSQISLYSGAQFIAINDVHKVTGITVKSPGGVSSLLTGESLRMSAEVLPLNAANPAVIWSVVNGTGAAVIDEASGELTAVAPGTITIEAAATDGTGITGSVQLTILEAPTATPTPTEAPTATPTPTEAPTATPTPTEAPTATPTPTEAPTATPTPTEAPTATPTPTEAPTATPTPTEVPTPAPVRVSGISVTGASWVQAGSAVQMAATVSPAEAAEREVVWSVDQGTGTATIDAHGILTGSSAGVVTVKATAVDGSAVYGTKTVEITAVNEGNSNSPTPTPVVTPSSAPTPTSAPSATPMPVPVQPGVQFMDNVVDIASVITGFAHRIEEARSNPAPLTFTDTSTHWAGSTIGIFVKLGVVNGYQDGGFHPDASITRAEFATVLAKVFGLSGNAAGGSLSDISGHWAEDSIRALQQKGIISGYQNGTFLPNREISRAEIIAMISKIIDLNSVSSPASSSFSDLDKTWNKEQIGQAAAAGIISGEGGGKFLPAKQASRAEAFTIVLRVLETNPELKSLLDTLN
- a CDS encoding DnaJ C-terminal domain-containing protein — encoded protein: MAANYYETLGVGKQASKQEIKKAYQKLAKKWHPDVNKAPEAEARFKEAAEAYEVLGDEEKRKIYDEELRYGAGYARARGPRSGGAASSASWEAPFGAGWSGGASAGGGIPEEDLFGMFFGSRGAADRAGFDFFSGSGGARQGGSPWADEFSTMQAQLEITLEQAYKGGNISVQAAGKDLSVQIPARSAEGTVIRVPGGGSGVGQGGDLLISLHLLPHDFYEPDGGDLLGTVEIAPWQAVLGGDAKVALPDGSQVKLKIPAGMAGGRTLRLSGKGLKRPNGTNGDILFRMEIVIPPETSEAEKKLYRQLADAGSFQAGAKRQTPGGAQRRRATTG
- the clpB gene encoding ATP-dependent chaperone ClpB gives rise to the protein MDFNKLTQKLQEAVAEAQSLAAASGHQEIDNLHLLKALLQQHEGLLPRLLQKMNIPAAELLQGTEALLQRKPSVSGSGAGTMRRYASPALIAMLEQAEKEAAKMQDEFVAVEHAVLAMVSDTGSGNRELRGLFTSRGINREKLLGVLAEIRGHQRVTSREPEATYEVLEKYGRDLVAEVRAGKIDPVIGRDAEIRRVIRILSRKTKNNPVLIGEPGVGKTAIVEGLAHRIVRRDVPEGLKDKTIFSLDMSALIAGAKYRGEFEERLQAVLKEIRESDGRIILFIDELHTIVGAGKTEGAMDAGNMLKPMLARGELHCIGATTLDEYRKYIEKDPALERRFQQVLVSEPDVEDTISILRGLKERFEVHHGVKIYDSALVAAGVLSNRYITDRFLPDKAIDLVDEACAMIRTEIDSMPGEMDEVTRRLMQMEIEEAALKKETDDASARRLEILQRELADLKEKHLGMTVRWEKEKSAIQGIRELKKRLEQARKDLVDAQEIYDLNKSAELSYGIIPDLERQLKAAEEAAQQDQETRLLREAVTEEEIADIVSRWTGVPVSRLVEGERDKLLRLEDTLHERVVGQDEAVRLVADAVLRARAGIKDPNRPIGSFLFLGPTGVGKTELAKALAVSLFDREDGMIRIDMSEYMEKHSVSRLVGAPPGYVGYEEGGQLTEAVRRQPYTVVLLDEVEKAHPDVFNILLQLLDDGRLTDSQGRVVDFKNTIIIMTSNIGSPHLIQGTDDNGELTEAVKDRVMKELSGHFRPEFLNRVDDIVMFKPLTLGETQQIVMKLVNGLRLRLAERGIGLTLSDKAVRFIAEEGFDSVYGARPLKRFIQRSLETRVARALIAGEAEEGSVMTVDEADGELTVTIVKPESAKTVGSL
- a CDS encoding GNAT family N-acetyltransferase, whose protein sequence is MIRHSELVTGEKIYLRPLNGEDAELYYHMFYGTEVRRLTGTKKHITKEQIGNYIARKSGDDSTVLLLIALRETDEVIGDIAIQDIDPDNRSANLRIAIGEERHQGQGYGREALLLMLDYGFGILNLHRIELEVYSYNARAAHVYEAIGFVREGVRRQTLYYNHEYHDVIMMGMLDSEYRARYVK
- a CDS encoding histidine kinase N-terminal 7TM domain-containing protein encodes the protein MTYNVYLSALLMAATCCSLLLVYLCYKRRDLPIAVSYGLGMLTGSFYSFGYGFEIISSSMEHIRFWLRIEYIGIPFGTVLWFIMVLQYTGRQSWVRPRNVALLMIVPLITFTAHNTNEWHHLFYTSMTMNHTEGFPLVTLVKGPLYRLHVFYSYSFFVVGMIFLLQMFLRAVPRMKKQIALMIIGSWGPFGFTLIYLSGVIYMPIDISPFGFLFSGVFYMWGIYQFNMLRLAPLALQQVFESMEEAVIILDTDHSLTSFNRSAKRIVKELSNKNTGQPAAELFSGYPLLLEMIARGAASASRIQLTGPDGDYYNVHLSLVRNSRQKIVGKMLLLSDVTEAVHAEEKLRDNARQLSDLNTFKDRMFSVVAHDIRDPLAVLVNLMELLEEEMQAERGEHEEIVQEMGQQIRNTFELVEVLLDWFRSQREGMIFNPVERDLAHTVQASLRLLLLRSDNKQIQIISEIPGDSYVYADKEMLDLIIRNLLSNAIKFTDHGGCIRLKAERSDRHMVIAVSDTGGGISPEQADTLLKNDYRISSAGTSGERGVGLGLTLCREFVQLNGGKLWFDSVPSQGSTFYFSIPLPPEAPLIQAGNSIGRG
- a CDS encoding Hsp20/alpha crystallin family protein, producing MFDLVPFGKRRDDAFGVLAKSLNEVFNDDFFAPLTSSTLSFRTDIRESEGAYLIEAELPGFKKEEIDIDYTSPYLTIKAVRKEENSEENKEHQTVRRERRYGEYVRRFYVQDIAEEGIRASLKDGMLNLEVPKRQKSQGKRIEIQDGGNSSDEQLQ